The region GTAGGGAAAAAGCTTTTAAACTTCAACTACCGAGAAGAGGTAGAGAGCATTAAAGACCCCCTCGAAAGGCTTGCAACCTTACACTCCTTTGAAACCTGGATGGTTAAAAGGTGGGAGAGCTTCTACGGCCCCCGCGAGCTCCCCCACCTCCTCGAAGGCCTCAACAAGGTGGCGCCCCTCTTCATAAGGGTAAACCTCATAAAAACCCAACCCCAAGAGCTTCTAAACCTCCTGAAAAGCGCCGGCGTAGAGGCAGAGCCCCACCCGTTCCTCAAAGAGATGATAAGGATAAAGGGGAGGGTGAACCTCCCCGAGCTTCCGGGCTTCAAAGAGGGGCTCTTCTACATCCAAGACCCTGCCTCCTACCTGGCGGCCTACCTTCTACAGCCAAAACCGGGGGAGCTGATACTGGACGTTGGGGCGGCCCCCGGGGGCAAAACAACGGCAATAGCTTCGCTGACCGGAAACGGCGCGAAAATCGTTGCCGTAGACGTAAACAGAGAGCGGGCCGAGCTCCTGAAGGAGAACCTGCGGAAACTGGGAGTGGAGAATACAGAGGTTGTAATCACGGACATCGCCCGAGACCCAAACTTCCTGAACAGGTTCAGGGGAAAGTTCGACAGAATCCTCATAGACGCCCCGTGCTCGGCAACCGGCGTTATAAGGCGCCACCCGGAAGGCAAGTGGAACAAGAGTCTGAGCCTAATAAAACACAACCAAACCATCCAAAGGAGCCTCTTAAAGGCGGCAAAAGAGCTCCTAAAGCCCACAGGAACGCTCCTATACAGCGTCTGCTCCCTCGAGAGGGAGGAGGGAGAGGAGAACAGCGCATTTGCAAGGAGACTGGGCTACACACCGCTCCCGCTAACCGGGCTGCCGGAATACCTTAAAGAGAGGGAGCAGGAGGGCAGCCTGAGGCTCTTTCCCCACAAAGACAACGCAGACGGTTTCTACTACCAGAAACTTACGCTTAGAGGTTGAGATGAAAGAGCCGAAAATCTCGCGAACGGTGCTTCTAAGGCTCATAAAAGCCCTTATGGAGGAAGAGGAGCTCTCTACGGTGGCCGAGATAGCCTCGGCAGACCCCAACCTTGCGGCAAAGCTCCTCCAATTTGCAAACTCTGCCTACGCGGGGCTGAAGCGGAGAATCTCCTCAATAAAGGACGCAATAGCCTTCATCGGGCTTAAAAAACTCAAGGAGATTGCCGTAACGCTCCTTGCCACCTCGCTCCTAACCGAAAAAGACCCGACAAAGCTGAAAGAGCTCCTGAGAACGGCCTACATAATGAAAATGGCCGCCAAGAGGCAGGTTCCCTCCCTGGCCGAAGAGGCCTTTATGGTGGGGATACTCTACCCGGTTTACAGGGAAATGGGGCAGGAGCTTTTAAATATGCTGAAAGAGGCCTGCGTCTCAGAAGAGGTGGTAGAGGGCCTGACAAACCCCCACTCCCCGCTGGGAATACTCCTGAAGTTTGCCCTCGCCTTTAACCCTTACTGCAGGAAGATTATCGAAGGGGAGGAAAAGGAGTTCCCCCTGCTGGTGGGCGGTTTCAAGAAGGAGTTCCTGGTAAAGGTCTGCTTCGACGCCGACATAGAGGCCGAGAAAGTGGTTCAACTGCTATAATGAATTCTGAATCACGAGTGAGGGAGGAGCAATGTCCAGCATAGAAAAGCTCGAACTTAAACGGGAAGTGCTATTAAAACTGATAAAGGCGCTCCTTGAGGGGGAAGAGCTCGACGAAATAGCCAAAATAATCAGCATGGACCCGAACCTTTCGGCAAAATTATTAAAATTCATTAACTCACCTTACTTCGGCCTCAAAAAGGAAATCAAGTCTATCGTTCAGGCAATAGCCTATTTGGGATACAGGAACTTAAAAGACTACGTTTTCCTCCTCCTCACCTCCTCTATGCTCAAAAACGCCAATAAAGACGAAATAAAAAGAACCCTCAAGCTGGCATACCTGATGAGGGAGCTTGCAAAGAGGCTGATGCCCGAGCACGACGACGAAGCCTACATGGTGGGAATCCTCGAGCAGGTAAGGGAGGAGATAGGAGAGGAAATCAGGGAAATCCTTGAAAAGGCCGGCGTTTCGGAGTACGTGGTTAACGGCCTGCTCAACCCCGAGAGTAAGCTTGGGAAGCTCAAAGAGGCTGCAAAGAGGCTCCTTGAAGAGTGCGACAGGCTCAACGAGGGAGCCGAGGTTGAACTCCCCCCGGAACTCTCCCTCCTGTCGCGGGAGGAGCTGATAGAGAGCTGTTTAGTGGCGGAAGACAGCGCCCAGTCCATTCTGGCTACACTTTAAGGAGAAAGCGCAGAAGTATGGTTGCGTAGGAGCCCGACGGGAGCGTGAAGGTGAGCTTCACGCTCCTTTTCGTCTTCTCGAGCACCTTAAACCCTTCCGGAAAGACAACGGCCCTGCGGAGGCCGTCGGTCATAACCGCCATACCTCCTACCTGGGCGTCGAACCACTCCTCCTTCACGCCGTAACGCCTGAAAACCCGGCTCATAGCCTTTTTAAGAACCGGGTCTTCGGGAGGGTACTCCTTGCCGGTGTAGGGGATTTGAAGCTCCTTAAGGTAATCGATGTCGTGAACCTCGAGGTAGTAGGAGAGCTTCCAGTTGTTTATAAAAGGCACCCGCACAAAGGGGTATTTAGCCTCTACGTACTCCCTGAGAACTTCGTTCCAGAGGAAGCTCTGATAGGCGAAGTTGAACATAAGCCGAACGTTTTTGGGCAGAATCCTGAAGGCCTTTTCGGCAGTCAGCCCCCTCATGAGCCCCCTTATGAGGTCCTTCTCGTACTCCTCAAGGGTGGGTGAGAGGGTCTTGTAGAGCTTCCGCCAATCTCCCCAGAAGTCTATAGAAGACTTGCCGAAGAAGTAGCTCCTGAGGGCGCCGTCGAAGTCTCCCCTCAGCAGGTAGCGGAGAACGAAGTCGTCGCGGCTCTTAACGCTGCCGAACCGCTGCTCGCCGAAGTAGTTGGGAAAGCCGTAGCGCTTTACAACCTCGTAGTTACGGTAGAACCTCTCCCTCAGGTTCTTCTCGAAGTTCCTGATA is a window of Thermovibrio ammonificans HB-1 DNA encoding:
- a CDS encoding HDOD domain-containing protein, whose product is MSSIEKLELKREVLLKLIKALLEGEELDEIAKIISMDPNLSAKLLKFINSPYFGLKKEIKSIVQAIAYLGYRNLKDYVFLLLTSSMLKNANKDEIKRTLKLAYLMRELAKRLMPEHDDEAYMVGILEQVREEIGEEIREILEKAGVSEYVVNGLLNPESKLGKLKEAAKRLLEECDRLNEGAEVELPPELSLLSREELIESCLVAEDSAQSILATL
- the truD gene encoding tRNA pseudouridine(13) synthase TruD; this encodes MKLYSRIKTRPEDFVVEELPTLKPGNEGKFWLLKLKKRNTSTLEALRVISRFKKIPLKKIGFAGLKDRFAVTVQYLTVPVEFEVGNWCFEFRNGRWVEVEAFDFTGMGFCVEPLGRVNRPLTLGDLKGNRFTVVIRNFEKNLRERFYRNYEVVKRYGFPNYFGEQRFGSVKSRDDFVLRYLLRGDFDGALRSYFFGKSSIDFWGDWRKLYKTLSPTLEEYEKDLIRGLMRGLTAEKAFRILPKNVRLMFNFAYQSFLWNEVLREYVEAKYPFVRVPFINNWKLSYYLEVHDIDYLKELQIPYTGKEYPPEDPVLKKAMSRVFRRYGVKEEWFDAQVGGMAVMTDGLRRAVVFPEGFKVLEKTKRSVKLTFTLPSGSYATILLRFLLKV
- a CDS encoding HDOD domain-containing protein translates to MKEPKISRTVLLRLIKALMEEEELSTVAEIASADPNLAAKLLQFANSAYAGLKRRISSIKDAIAFIGLKKLKEIAVTLLATSLLTEKDPTKLKELLRTAYIMKMAAKRQVPSLAEEAFMVGILYPVYREMGQELLNMLKEACVSEEVVEGLTNPHSPLGILLKFALAFNPYCRKIIEGEEKEFPLLVGGFKKEFLVKVCFDADIEAEKVVQLL
- the rsmB gene encoding 16S rRNA (cytosine(967)-C(5))-methyltransferase RsmB — encoded protein: MLTGWKQREIAVKVLNAFERDKKLREHLEALTAALTPQERAFLRELVNGTVRFLRLLDFSVERASGRRLASQKPTVRNALRLLAYQLFFTGVPPYAALNETVEVVKQRLGKGAAGFVNAVGKKLLNFNYREEVESIKDPLERLATLHSFETWMVKRWESFYGPRELPHLLEGLNKVAPLFIRVNLIKTQPQELLNLLKSAGVEAEPHPFLKEMIRIKGRVNLPELPGFKEGLFYIQDPASYLAAYLLQPKPGELILDVGAAPGGKTTAIASLTGNGAKIVAVDVNRERAELLKENLRKLGVENTEVVITDIARDPNFLNRFRGKFDRILIDAPCSATGVIRRHPEGKWNKSLSLIKHNQTIQRSLLKAAKELLKPTGTLLYSVCSLEREEGEENSAFARRLGYTPLPLTGLPEYLKEREQEGSLRLFPHKDNADGFYYQKLTLRG